A stretch of DNA from Candidatus Pseudomonas phytovorans:
GCTGAGCATCATCTTGTAGAAGTGGGTGGTCAGCGCTTCGCCGCCGCTTTCCAGCAGGGGTACAGTGGCCTTGATGATTACACGTTGTTCGGCATTGAGCATTGCGACAACTCCTGAGCCTGTGGCTTCAAATGACTGCCCTGGGTATTTCACCAATCGTGCCAACTTTTATCGCCAGTAAAATCAGGGGGTTGAAGCCGATCATGTCAAAAAGACACACCTCAGCGTATAGTCATATTGACCTACAGGAGTCAATATGACCGCAAAGCCGCTGCTTACTGCCCTTCTGCCCCTGGTCAGTGACCTGTCACGAGATTTGCCCGACCAGGAGCGCTACCGCCGCCTGCTGCAGGCCATGCGCGGCCTGTTGCCATGCGATGCCGCCGCGCTGCTGCGTCTGGATGGTGAATGGCTGGTGCCGCTGGCCGTGGATGGCCTGAGCCCCGACACCCTTGGCCGGCGCTTTCGAGTCAGTGAACACCCGCGCTTCCAGGTCCTGCTCAGCCGACCGGAACCCACCCGTTTCGCCAGCGACTCCGAACTGCCCGACCCCTACGATGGCCTGGTCAACGCGCCGGATGCCGACCTTGAAGTGCACGACTGCATGGGTTGCCCATTGATGGTCGATGAGCGCCCTTGGGGGTTGGTCACCCTCGACGCCCTCACCCCAGGGCAGTTCCAGAGCCTGGAACTGGATGCGCTACAGGCCTTCGCCAGCCTGGCCGCCGCCACCGTTACCGTGGCCGAGCGGATCGAGCACCTGGCCCTGCGCGCTGAAGACGAACACCACCGCGCCGAGATCTACCGCCAGGCCAGCGGCCAGGATAAAGAGCTGATTGGCCAAAGCCCCGCGCACAAGCGCCTGGTGGAAGAAATCCGCCTGGTCGGCGGCAGCGACCTGACCGTACTGATCACGGGCGAAACGGGGGTCGGCAAGGAACTGGTGGCCCAAGCCCTGCACCAAGCCAGCAGCCGCGCCGATAAACCGCTGGTCAGCCTCAACTGCGCCGCCCTGCCCGACACTCTGGTGGAAAGCGAACTGTTCGGCCATGTACGCGGTGCGTTTACCGGCGCGCACGGCGAGCGCCGGGGCAAGTTCGAACTGGCCAACGGCGGCACGCTGTTCCTCGACGAAGTGGGCGAACTGCCGCTGACCGTGCAGGCCAAGCTGCTGCGTGTGCTGCAAAGTGGCCAACTGCAACGGCTTGGCTCGGACCGCGAGCACCGCGTGGACGTGCGCCTGATCGCCGCCACCAACCGTGACCTGGCAGCAGAAGTGCGCAATGGCAACTTCCGCGCCGACTTCTATCATCGCCTGAGCGTGTACCCGTTGCACGTGCCGCCTTTGCGCGAACGTGGTCGAGATGTGCTGCTATTGGCTGGCTACTTCCTCGAACAGAACCGTTCCCGCCTGGGCCTGAACAGCCTGCGCATGAGCCACGAAGCCCAGGCTGCGCTACTGGCTTACGACTGGCCAGGCAATGTGCGCGAACTGGAACACCTGATCGGCCGCTCGGCGCTCAAGGCACTCGGCCAACACCCGGATCGGCCACGCATCCTCACGCTCGGAGCCATCGACCTGGACCTGCGCACTACCTCCCCGGCACCGGTCCCCCTGCCCTCCCCGGCAGCCCCGCTCCTGATAGCAGCATTGCCTGAAGGCGGCCTGCGCGAGGCGGTCGAAATCTACCAGCGCCAAGTGATCGAAGCCTGCCTGAAACGGCACCAGGACAACTGGGCGGCAGCGGCGCGAGAGCTGGGCCTGGACCGCGCAAATCTGAGCCGATTGGCCCGCCGGCTGGGGCTTCGCTGAGGTTCACCTACAAAAGGATTAACCCAGAAAGCCTCTGGTTGCTTCTCCCATGGCTGCTATATCTCCCTAACCACCCATTTCTCGACTGCCTGGTCGAGGCTGTGCGTAAAACCCCTGAAAGGGCTCTGTTACGACAGTTGTGGCTCGAAGATTCGGGCCGGGGGATCCGGTTACCAGCAGGGAGCATCCATGGACAACATCGTCATCGCCGACAAGCAATCCGAAGTCGCCTCTCAGACCGCCTGGGGCAATATCAACCTCAAAGGGCCAGGCGTCGTGCAGATGCCGGTAGCCCCCGACCAGGTGGCCACGGTTACCCAACGCGGGCAGGACCTGATCGTCACCCTGAAGTCGGGTGAAAAAGTCACCATCGGCAACTTCTTCGCCGTGGACCAGGCTGGGGTTGGCAGCGACATCGTCTTCGTCGGCGAAGACGGCACCCTCTGGCACGCCCAATACGATGCAACGGCCTTCACCGGCTTCACCTTCGAAGATGTGACCTCGCTGGACGAACTGGTCGCGGGTATCGGAACCGCCGGTAGCGCCATGCCAACCTGGGCGATTGCCGGGCTCAGCCTGCTGGGTGTCGGCGGTGCGGCAGCAGCGGCTGACAACGGCGGTGGCGGCAGCAGTGGCGGTTCCGACCCGGACACCACCGCACCGGCAACGCCCATCGACCTGCTGGTATCGCCGGACGGCCTGCGCCTGACCGGCCGTGGCGAAGCGGGCACCACGGTGAACATCCGTGACGCCGCCGGCAACATCATCGGCAGCGGCACCGTGGCCGCCGATGGCAGCTTCAACGTGGCGCTGAACCCGCCGCAGGTCAACAGCGAGAATCTGCAAGTCACCCTGACCGATGGCGCCGGCAACGTCTCGGCGCCCGGCACCGTCACCGCCCCGGACGTAACTGCACCACTGGCTCCGACCGAACTGGCCATCGATGCCCAGGGCACCACCCTTACCGGTCGCGCCGAAGCTGGCTCGACCGTTACCGTGCGCGGCGCCGACGGCGTAGTACTAGGCACTGCGGTAGCCGGCGCAGACGGTCTGTTCAGCATCACCCTGCAACCGCCCCAAACCGATGGCCAGGCCCTGGAAATCAGCGCCACCGACGCGGCCGGCAACACATCGCCGGCGGCCGGCATCAACGCACCAGACGTCGACACCCCTGACACCACCGCCCCCGACCAGCCGACCGACCTGGCCCTGGCCAACGGAATAACCCTCACCGGTCGCGGCGAGCCGGGTGCCACCGTGCAGGTGCGCGATGCAGCGGGCAACATCATTGGCACCGGCACCGTTGGCGCCGATGGCCTGTTCAGCCTCGCCCTGTCGCCAGCCCAGGCCAACGGCGAAGCGCTGGATATCCGCCAGGTGGATGCCGCTGGCAACAGCTCGATCCCACTGGAATTCACCGCCCCGGACATCACCGCCCCTGCCG
This window harbors:
- the norR gene encoding nitric oxide reductase transcriptional regulator NorR, which gives rise to MTAKPLLTALLPLVSDLSRDLPDQERYRRLLQAMRGLLPCDAAALLRLDGEWLVPLAVDGLSPDTLGRRFRVSEHPRFQVLLSRPEPTRFASDSELPDPYDGLVNAPDADLEVHDCMGCPLMVDERPWGLVTLDALTPGQFQSLELDALQAFASLAAATVTVAERIEHLALRAEDEHHRAEIYRQASGQDKELIGQSPAHKRLVEEIRLVGGSDLTVLITGETGVGKELVAQALHQASSRADKPLVSLNCAALPDTLVESELFGHVRGAFTGAHGERRGKFELANGGTLFLDEVGELPLTVQAKLLRVLQSGQLQRLGSDREHRVDVRLIAATNRDLAAEVRNGNFRADFYHRLSVYPLHVPPLRERGRDVLLLAGYFLEQNRSRLGLNSLRMSHEAQAALLAYDWPGNVRELEHLIGRSALKALGQHPDRPRILTLGAIDLDLRTTSPAPVPLPSPAAPLLIAALPEGGLREAVEIYQRQVIEACLKRHQDNWAAAARELGLDRANLSRLARRLGLR